In one window of Acanthochromis polyacanthus isolate Apoly-LR-REF ecotype Palm Island chromosome 8, KAUST_Apoly_ChrSc, whole genome shotgun sequence DNA:
- the LOC110952841 gene encoding endonuclease domain-containing 1 protein-like has protein sequence MSVYRTDQTLICLLILVLTGAEVQKNLSPECKQFLYMGTLPRGLEDQPFKKICHFYEGRARFITLYDTFNHIPVYSAYTFKRSDGSKKVDVPWMYEPQLSTVSGSREMQHFPSENVHSSFEDAQAVLDDYSNTVIFERGQLNPDEHQADPSDKAATYTLTNVVPQVREFNIGPWKNYEHTIRRRLNNYCRGTAFVITGVTTSGHTIRRQNINRLAIPTYLWSAYCCIDFDHNAPYSERSKLPVFAAYGLNDRENNRVQEMTVQQLEDFLKRVTYVDSSFQIFYDNCVPPSSDNSALHVP, from the exons ATGAGTGTCTACAGAACAGATCAAACGCTCATCTGTCTTCTTATTCTTGTGCTGACAGGAGCGGAGGTGCAGAAAAACCTTTCACCAGAGTGTAAGCAGTTCCTGTACATGGGGACGCTGCCTCGAGGGCTCGAGGATCAGCCGTTTAAAAAGATCTGTCATTTCTACGAGGGCAGAGCAAGATTTATCACCCTCTACGACACCTTCAACCACATACCCGTGTACTCCGCATACACCTTCAAGCGCTCGGATGGCTCTAAGAAGGTTGATGTGCCTTGGATGTATGAGCCGCAG CTCTCTACAGTGTCTGGCTCAAGAGAGATGCAGCACTTCccttcagaaaatgttcacagcAGCTTTGAGGACGCTCAGGCTGTGCTGGACGACTACTCCAACACCGTGATCTTTGAACGTGGTCAGCTGAATCCAGACGAGCACCAGGCTGACCCCAGTGACAAAGCAGCCACCTACACGCTGACAAATGTGGTTCCTCAAGTCCGAGAGTTCAACATTGGTCCTTGGAAAAACTACGAGCACACCATCCGCAGGCGGCTCAACAACTACTGCCGTGGCACCGCCTTCGTGATCACTGGGGTCACCACCTCAGGTCACACAATCCGCCGACAGAACATCAACCGCCTGGCCATCCCCACATACCTGTGGTCGGCCTACTGTTGCATCGATTTTGACCACAATGCCCCGTACTCCGAACGCTCAAAGCTCCCCGTGTTTGCAGCTTATGGGCTCAACGACAGGGAGAATAATCGGGTTCAAGAAATGACggtgcagcagctggaggactTCCTGAAGAGGGTAACTTATGTTGACAGCTCCTTCCAGATCTTCTACGACAACTGTGTGCCTCCTAGTAGTGATAACAGTGCCCTGCATGTGCCTTGA
- the parvb gene encoding beta-parvin isoform X1: MSGTPATSATLQPAKMKKDESFLGKLGGTLVRKKKSKEVSDLHEEGKNAINAPMLPSGTDIHPEDTLLEENAERIMLDPTSRENLKFKDLLKVLIDWINSELEEERIIVKDLEEDCYDGQVLQKLFEKLSGRKLNVAEVTQSEIGQKQKLQTVLEAVNDLLRPHGWTIEWSVDSIHSKNLVAIVYLLVALAMHFQAPIRLPEHVSVQVVVVKKREGILQTALVTKELTSTTEMMMGRFERDAFDTLLDHAPDKLNVVKTSLITFVNKHLNKLNLEVTELESQFADGVYLILLMGLLEDYFVPLYNFFLTPESFEQKVHNVAFAFELMQDGGLKKPKARPEDVVNLNLKSTLRVLYNLFTNYKNTE; the protein is encoded by the exons ATGTCCGGGACTCCGGCCACATCTGCGACCCTGCAGCccgcaaaaatgaaaaaggacgAGTCCTTTCTGGGGAAACTAGGAGGAACCCTCGTCCGGAAGAAGAAATCTAAAGAAG TGAGTGATCTTCACGAAGAGGGGAAGAATGCAATCAATGCTCCCATGTTGCCTTCAGGGACAGACATCCACCCAGAGGATACACTGCTGG AGGAAAATGCAGAGAGGATCATGTTGGACCCGACGTCTCGGGAAAATCTTAAATTTAAAGATCTTTTGAAG GTCCTTATTGACTGGATCAACAGTGAGTTGGAGGAAGAGAGGATCATTGTCAAAGACCTGGAGGAGGATTGCTATGATGGACAAGTGCTCCAGAAGTTATTTG AAAAGTTGTCAGGCAGAAAGCTGAACGTGGCGGAGGTCACCCAGTCGGAGATTGGCCAGAAGCAGAAGCTTCAGACAGTTCTGGAGGCTGTCAATGACCTGCTGAGGCCTCACGGCTGGACCATCGAGTGGAGTGTGGACT CGATCCATTCAAAGAACCTGGTGGCCATCGTCTATCTGCTGGTGGCTCTCGCTATGCACTTCCAGGCCCCCATCAGGCTGCCTGAGCACGTCTCTGTgcaggtggtggtggtgaag AAGCGAGAGGGCATCCTGCAGACCGCTCTGGTCACCAAGGAGCTGACGAGCACCACAGA aatgatGATGGGAAGATTTG aGCGGGATGCGTTTGATACTTTACTGGATCACGCACCTGACAAGCTCAACGTGGTTAAAACG TCACTCATCACCTTTGTGAACAAACACCTGAACAAGTTGAATCTGGAAGTTACTGAGCTGGAATCTCAG tttGCTGATGGAGTGTACCTGATTTTACTGATGGGGCTGCTGGAAGACTACTTTGTCCCCCTGTACAACTTCTTCCTCACCCCAGAGAGCTTCGAGCAGAAG GTTCACAACGTGGCTTTTGCTTTTGAACTGATGCAGGACGGAGGCCTGAAAAAACCCAAAGCCAGACCAGAAg atgttgtgAACCTGAACCTCAAGTCCACCCTCAGAGTCCTCTACAACCTGTTCACCAACTACAAAAATACTGAGTGA
- the parvb gene encoding beta-parvin isoform X2 — protein sequence MAGLLCGTKRKKQVSDLHEEGKNAINAPMLPSGTDIHPEDTLLEENAERIMLDPTSRENLKFKDLLKVLIDWINSELEEERIIVKDLEEDCYDGQVLQKLFEKLSGRKLNVAEVTQSEIGQKQKLQTVLEAVNDLLRPHGWTIEWSVDSIHSKNLVAIVYLLVALAMHFQAPIRLPEHVSVQVVVVKKREGILQTALVTKELTSTTEMMMGRFERDAFDTLLDHAPDKLNVVKTSLITFVNKHLNKLNLEVTELESQFADGVYLILLMGLLEDYFVPLYNFFLTPESFEQKVHNVAFAFELMQDGGLKKPKARPEDVVNLNLKSTLRVLYNLFTNYKNTE from the exons ATGGCGGGGCTGCTGTGTGGGACCAAGAGGAAGAAACAAG TGAGTGATCTTCACGAAGAGGGGAAGAATGCAATCAATGCTCCCATGTTGCCTTCAGGGACAGACATCCACCCAGAGGATACACTGCTGG AGGAAAATGCAGAGAGGATCATGTTGGACCCGACGTCTCGGGAAAATCTTAAATTTAAAGATCTTTTGAAG GTCCTTATTGACTGGATCAACAGTGAGTTGGAGGAAGAGAGGATCATTGTCAAAGACCTGGAGGAGGATTGCTATGATGGACAAGTGCTCCAGAAGTTATTTG AAAAGTTGTCAGGCAGAAAGCTGAACGTGGCGGAGGTCACCCAGTCGGAGATTGGCCAGAAGCAGAAGCTTCAGACAGTTCTGGAGGCTGTCAATGACCTGCTGAGGCCTCACGGCTGGACCATCGAGTGGAGTGTGGACT CGATCCATTCAAAGAACCTGGTGGCCATCGTCTATCTGCTGGTGGCTCTCGCTATGCACTTCCAGGCCCCCATCAGGCTGCCTGAGCACGTCTCTGTgcaggtggtggtggtgaag AAGCGAGAGGGCATCCTGCAGACCGCTCTGGTCACCAAGGAGCTGACGAGCACCACAGA aatgatGATGGGAAGATTTG aGCGGGATGCGTTTGATACTTTACTGGATCACGCACCTGACAAGCTCAACGTGGTTAAAACG TCACTCATCACCTTTGTGAACAAACACCTGAACAAGTTGAATCTGGAAGTTACTGAGCTGGAATCTCAG tttGCTGATGGAGTGTACCTGATTTTACTGATGGGGCTGCTGGAAGACTACTTTGTCCCCCTGTACAACTTCTTCCTCACCCCAGAGAGCTTCGAGCAGAAG GTTCACAACGTGGCTTTTGCTTTTGAACTGATGCAGGACGGAGGCCTGAAAAAACCCAAAGCCAGACCAGAAg atgttgtgAACCTGAACCTCAAGTCCACCCTCAGAGTCCTCTACAACCTGTTCACCAACTACAAAAATACTGAGTGA
- the hdac10 gene encoding polyamine deacetylase HDAC10 isoform X2: MTGKVRNGMALVRPPGHHSMRGAANGFCVFNNVAIAARYAKQKYGLKRVLIVDWDIHHGQGVQFCFEDDPSVLYFSWHRYEHQKFWPQLRESEYDNVGKEKGAGFNINVPWNKVGMENSDYLSVFCHVLLPVAYEFCPDLVLVCAGFDSAIGDPEGEMCATPDIFAHLTHLLMNLAGGRLCAVLEGGYNLTSLPQSVCQTVQTLLGDPLPRPANLSAPCTSALESLHCVRSAHRPYWSCLKHAADPPTSDISTKRIKLAEVEEEEKTVKEEEEKSAEEKVWPEPPKRVAPPVRCAAVLTGAVACPEGCKRFSSSEDLDPLIASKLRENFLKDADDSDALTALSSLISLTEKMNKNEICNGLALVCDVSMAMMCVVQHVAASLSNRVLVVCVGNGKVLSHITGDRKTLVVQISSEDKEEQKCKYYIPVCLKKGCSDVSGFIQAVFGLLLPLGYEYDPNLVLLVRMPDSEVHVSVWQQLTALLQSFAQGHTLVLMQEDEEACVAPTASCLLGDPAPPLEQLQAALPEDVEAMERLRCKLQADWKLLQTTAPETGGGDER, encoded by the exons ATGACGGGGAAAGTGAGGAACGGCATGGCTCTCGTCAG ACCACCAGGACACCACAGTATGCGCGGTGCTGCTAATGGCTTCTGTGTGTTCAACAACGTGGCCATAGCAGCTCGGTATGCCAAACAGAAATATGGACTTAAAAG ggTGTTGATAGTAGACTGGGATATACATCACGGTCAGGGGGTGCAGTTTTGCTTTGAAGACGATCCAAG CGTCCTCTACTTCTCTTGGCACCGCTATGAGCATCAGAAATTCTGGCCTCAGCTCAGAGAATCAGAGTATGATAACGTTGGCAAAGAGAAAGGGGCTGGATTCAATATAAATGTACCATGGAACAAG GTGGGAATGGAGAACAGTGACTATCTGTCAGTCTTCTGTCACGTCCTCCTACCAGTCGCGTACGAG TTTTGTCCAGATTTGGTGTTGGTGTGTGCAGGCTTTGACTCAGCCATCGGTGACCCAGAG GGTGAAATGTGTGCCACTCCCGACATCTTCGCCCACCTGACTCACCTCCTAATGAATCTAGCAGGAGGGAGACTGTGTGCGGTGCTCGAG GGAGGATACAACTTGACTTCCCTCCCTCAGTCTGTGTGTCAGACAGTTCAGACTTTGCTTGGAGATCCTTTGCCTCGACCTGCAAACCTCAGCGCTCCCTGTACAAG TGCTCTCGAGTCTCTTCACTGTGTCCGATCAGCTCATAGGCCGTACTGGTCCTGCCTCAAACATGCAG CTGATCCACCAACCTCTGATATCAGCACCAAGCGCATTAAATTAGCAgaagtggaagaagaagaaaagacagtgaaggaagaggaagagaaaagcgCAGAGGAAAAGGTGTGGCCCGAGCCTCCAAAACGTGTCGCTCCTCCTGTTCGTTGTGCTGCCGTGCTCACCGGCGCTGTGGCTTGTCCAGAAGGATGTAAACGCTTCAGCTCCTCAGAGGATCTCGACCCACTCATAGCCAGCAAACTCAG GGAGAATTTCCTCAAAGATGCAGATGATAGTGATGCTCTCACAGCCCTCTCCAGTCTTATCAGCCTCACcgagaaaatgaacaagaatGAG ATTTGCAATGGCCTGGCGCTGGTCTGTGACGTCTCCATGGCGATGATGTGTGTTGTCCAGCATGTCGCAGCTTCTCTCAGCAATCG GGTTTTGGTCGTCTGTGTCGGCAATGGGAAGGTCCTGAGTCACATCACAGGAGACCG gaAAACACTTGTGGTTCAGATCAGCAGTGAAGACAAAGAGGAACAGAAATGCAAATATTACATTCCCGTGTGTTTAAAGAAG GGCTGCAGTGACGTGTCAGGGTTCATACAGGCTGTGTTTGGCCTCCTTCTACCTCTGGGGTATGAGTACGACCCCAATCTTGTTCTGTTGGTTCGGATGCCAGATAGTGAAGTACATGTCAGCGTGTGGCAGCAGCTGACGGCCCTGCTGCAGAGCTTTGCACAAGGACACACACTGGTGCTAATGCAG gaggatgaggaggcttGTGTCGCCCCCACAGCCTCCTGCCTCCTCGGGGACCCGGCTCCTCCTCTGGAGCAGCTCCAGGCTGCACTACCAGAGGATGTGGAGGCCATGGAGAGACTTAGATGCAAACTGCAGGCTGACTGGAAGCTCCTGCAGACCACAG CACCAGAAACCGGAGGAGGTGATGAACGCTGA
- the aplnr2 gene encoding apelin receptor 2 — MSETDFSTSPTPTPPPLLHCDYSDWSPSFSIIPSVYLLAFLVGCLGNSLVLWAYLDRAERKRTRDKKLAEAGQFCCSNIFRTSRQNVNSAAQLHRGTFPQTSKPNCGYSSGQRPSSHSSTSSYPPSIPRPSRSLTDSLIASLALADLCFLVTLPLWAVYTALGYHWPFGQPLCQISSFLTALNMYASVFSLSMLSVERYWVLTGHRPSSHHAPQSCPSRAVWILGGVWVLAGVLALPGLLLRSVRELEFDPESEDDWHLEPADSTSIFLSCQMDYSMLIGAEVQEAEKERAEIWWSAALSLKSTLIGFLLPLVILLVCYCSLAQLLNRHFGRGPRPDRRRQRRLLRVIVTLVMAFFLCWLPLHVNKTVSLLLEFGFVPYSCSLDQILLAAHPYVTCLAYLNSCLNPVLYAACDPSFRKRCKRALLMWCRMSRRGTEGREANKEEEEEEKEEGSSTYPSRTQEETADRTEDGEGQRVEEVAGE; from the coding sequence atgtcaGAAACCGACTTCTCCACCTCCCCCACTCCtaccccccctcccctcctccactGCGACTACAGCGACTGGtctccctccttctccatcATCCCGTCAGTCTACCTACTGGCCTTCCTGGTCGGTTGCCTTGGCAACAGCCTGGTGCTTTGGGCCTACCTGGACCGAGCTGAAAGGAAGAGAACGAGGGATAAAAAACTGGCTGAAGCTGGACAGTTCTGTTGCAGTAACATTTTCAGGACTAGTCGCCAGAATGTTAACAGTGCTGCCCAACTCCATCGTGGGACTTTTCCTCAGACAAGCAAACCAAACTGTGGATATTCCTCAGGACAAAGACCCTCCTCtcactcctccacctcctcttatcctccctccatccctcggCCCTCTCGCTCCCTGACAGACTCTCTAATAGCCAGTTTAGCATTGGCTGACCTCTGCTTTCTTGTAACTCTCCCCCTCTGGGCTGTCTACACAGCATTGGGCTACCACTGGCCTTTTGGGCAGCCCCTCTGCCAGATCAGCAGCTTCCTCACTGCCCTCAACATGTATGCCAGCGTGTTCAGTCTGAGCATGCTCAGTGTGGAGCGGTACTGGGTTCTGACCGGGCACCGGCCCTCCAGCCACCACGCCCCACAGAGCTGCCCCAGCAGGGCAGTGTGGATCCTTGGAGGAGTGTGGGTGCTGGCGGGCGTCCTGGCTCTTCCTGGTTTGCTGCTGCGCTCCGTCCGGGAGTTGGAGTTTGACCCCGAATCTGAGGATGACTGGCATCTGGAACCTGCTGATTCCACATCCATTTTCCTTTCCTGTCAGATGGATTACTCCATGCTGATTGGAGCAGAGGTGCAGGAGGCTGAAAAGGAGAGGGCAGAGATATGGTGGTCTGCTGCCTTGAGTCTAAAATCAACTCTGATTGGCTTCCTGCTTCCTCTTGTCATCTTGCTGGTGTGCTACTGCTCATTGGCCCAACTCCTCAACAGACATTTTGGACGGGGTCCTCGTCCTGACCGCAGACGCCAACGCAGACTCCTCAGGGTCATTGTCACCTTAGTGATGGCGTTCTTTCTGTGCTGGCTGCCTCTGCATGTTAATAAAACTGTGTCCCTGCTGCTGGAGTTTGGGTTTGTCCCATACTCCTGCTCTTTAGACCAGATTTTACTGGCTGCTCACCCCTACGTCACCTGCTTAGCTTACCTCAACTCCTGCCTGAACCCTGTCCTCTACGCCGCCTGTGACCCGTCATTTAGGAAGAGATGCAAACGAGCTCTCCTCATGTGGTGCAGGATGAGCAGAAGAGGAACAGAGGGAAGGGAGGCaaacaaagaggaagaagaggaagagaaagaggaagggAGCTCGACTTATCCCTCGAGGACACAGGAGGAAACAGCAGATAGGACAGAGGATGGAGAGGGACAGAGGGTGGAAGAGGTGGCTGGAGAATAA
- the hdac10 gene encoding polyamine deacetylase HDAC10 isoform X1 → MKMGTALIYDEEMTKYKLLWVDPACKIEVPERLTVSHEALVRTGLADRCVSIPVREATDTDILLAHSEEYLEAVKKTPYMTLEDLKEFTLQYGDVYFHPNIYHCAKLAAGAALQLVDSVMTGKVRNGMALVRPPGHHSMRGAANGFCVFNNVAIAARYAKQKYGLKRVLIVDWDIHHGQGVQFCFEDDPSVLYFSWHRYEHQKFWPQLRESEYDNVGKEKGAGFNINVPWNKVGMENSDYLSVFCHVLLPVAYEFCPDLVLVCAGFDSAIGDPEGEMCATPDIFAHLTHLLMNLAGGRLCAVLEGGYNLTSLPQSVCQTVQTLLGDPLPRPANLSAPCTSALESLHCVRSAHRPYWSCLKHAADPPTSDISTKRIKLAEVEEEEKTVKEEEEKSAEEKVWPEPPKRVAPPVRCAAVLTGAVACPEGCKRFSSSEDLDPLIASKLRENFLKDADDSDALTALSSLISLTEKMNKNEICNGLALVCDVSMAMMCVVQHVAASLSNRVLVVCVGNGKVLSHITGDRKTLVVQISSEDKEEQKCKYYIPVCLKKGCSDVSGFIQAVFGLLLPLGYEYDPNLVLLVRMPDSEVHVSVWQQLTALLQSFAQGHTLVLMQEDEEACVAPTASCLLGDPAPPLEQLQAALPEDVEAMERLRCKLQADWKLLQTTAPETGGGDER, encoded by the exons ATGAAGATGGGAACAGCGCTGATTTATGATGAGGAGATGACCAAATACAAGCTGCTCTGGGTAGA TCCGGCATGTAAGATCGAGGTGCCCGAGCGCTTGACTGTGAGTCATGAAGCTTTGGTCAGGACTGGTTTGGCTGATCGATGTGTCTCCATACCTGTCCGCGAGGCCACGGACACAGACATTCTGCTGGCTCACAG CGAAGAATACCTGGAGGCAGTGAAAAAGACTCCTTACATGACTCTGGAGGACTTGAAGGAGTTCACCCTCCAGTATGGTGATGTCTACTTCCACCCA AACATCTATCACTGTGCCAAACTGGCTGCAGGAGCTGCACTACAACTGGTGGACAGTGTTATGACGGGGAAAGTGAGGAACGGCATGGCTCTCGTCAG ACCACCAGGACACCACAGTATGCGCGGTGCTGCTAATGGCTTCTGTGTGTTCAACAACGTGGCCATAGCAGCTCGGTATGCCAAACAGAAATATGGACTTAAAAG ggTGTTGATAGTAGACTGGGATATACATCACGGTCAGGGGGTGCAGTTTTGCTTTGAAGACGATCCAAG CGTCCTCTACTTCTCTTGGCACCGCTATGAGCATCAGAAATTCTGGCCTCAGCTCAGAGAATCAGAGTATGATAACGTTGGCAAAGAGAAAGGGGCTGGATTCAATATAAATGTACCATGGAACAAG GTGGGAATGGAGAACAGTGACTATCTGTCAGTCTTCTGTCACGTCCTCCTACCAGTCGCGTACGAG TTTTGTCCAGATTTGGTGTTGGTGTGTGCAGGCTTTGACTCAGCCATCGGTGACCCAGAG GGTGAAATGTGTGCCACTCCCGACATCTTCGCCCACCTGACTCACCTCCTAATGAATCTAGCAGGAGGGAGACTGTGTGCGGTGCTCGAG GGAGGATACAACTTGACTTCCCTCCCTCAGTCTGTGTGTCAGACAGTTCAGACTTTGCTTGGAGATCCTTTGCCTCGACCTGCAAACCTCAGCGCTCCCTGTACAAG TGCTCTCGAGTCTCTTCACTGTGTCCGATCAGCTCATAGGCCGTACTGGTCCTGCCTCAAACATGCAG CTGATCCACCAACCTCTGATATCAGCACCAAGCGCATTAAATTAGCAgaagtggaagaagaagaaaagacagtgaaggaagaggaagagaaaagcgCAGAGGAAAAGGTGTGGCCCGAGCCTCCAAAACGTGTCGCTCCTCCTGTTCGTTGTGCTGCCGTGCTCACCGGCGCTGTGGCTTGTCCAGAAGGATGTAAACGCTTCAGCTCCTCAGAGGATCTCGACCCACTCATAGCCAGCAAACTCAG GGAGAATTTCCTCAAAGATGCAGATGATAGTGATGCTCTCACAGCCCTCTCCAGTCTTATCAGCCTCACcgagaaaatgaacaagaatGAG ATTTGCAATGGCCTGGCGCTGGTCTGTGACGTCTCCATGGCGATGATGTGTGTTGTCCAGCATGTCGCAGCTTCTCTCAGCAATCG GGTTTTGGTCGTCTGTGTCGGCAATGGGAAGGTCCTGAGTCACATCACAGGAGACCG gaAAACACTTGTGGTTCAGATCAGCAGTGAAGACAAAGAGGAACAGAAATGCAAATATTACATTCCCGTGTGTTTAAAGAAG GGCTGCAGTGACGTGTCAGGGTTCATACAGGCTGTGTTTGGCCTCCTTCTACCTCTGGGGTATGAGTACGACCCCAATCTTGTTCTGTTGGTTCGGATGCCAGATAGTGAAGTACATGTCAGCGTGTGGCAGCAGCTGACGGCCCTGCTGCAGAGCTTTGCACAAGGACACACACTGGTGCTAATGCAG gaggatgaggaggcttGTGTCGCCCCCACAGCCTCCTGCCTCCTCGGGGACCCGGCTCCTCCTCTGGAGCAGCTCCAGGCTGCACTACCAGAGGATGTGGAGGCCATGGAGAGACTTAGATGCAAACTGCAGGCTGACTGGAAGCTCCTGCAGACCACAG CACCAGAAACCGGAGGAGGTGATGAACGCTGA